Proteins found in one Pogoniulus pusillus isolate bPogPus1 chromosome 36, bPogPus1.pri, whole genome shotgun sequence genomic segment:
- the CPLANE2 gene encoding ciliogenesis and planar polarity effector 2, with translation MMDELEDPELELEPHWLRSSVGRRYLSCILHNNRRRTFSILDSPELPPSLRAVTASYKLFVSGKSGVGKTALVAMLAGVPVSPTHYETRGTEVTTVYWPAKPVTSIVPVMFQLNLWDCGEAVLKKFDYLLPSCKEDVDAILFLFSFTDRSSFEELPAQMSRVLGPGEENVLRVVIGTKFDLVAQADVTEQEVQAFERRWGLQVLRTCCRPGPEVAMGVARAAPTLDSLVARLWRRRLQAPQPPRGDKRDPLG, from the exons ATGATGGATGAGTTGGAGGACccggagctggagctggagccgCACTGGCTCCGCTCCTCCGTCGGCCGCCGCTACCTGAGCTGCATCTTGCACAACAACCGACGGAGAACCTTCA GCATCCTGGACTCCCCGGAGCTGCCCCCCAGCCTCAGAGCCGTCACCGCCTCCTACAAGCTCTTCGTGTCGGGCAAGAGCGGCGTGGGCAAGACAGCCTTGGTGGCCATGCTGGCGGGGGTCCCCGTGTCCCCCACCCACTACGAGACCCGCG GGACAGAGGTCACCACTGTGTACTGGCCAGCCAAGCCGGTGACCAGCATCGTCCCTGTCATGTTCCAGCTCAACCTCTGGGACTGTGGGGAGGCAGTGCTGAAAAAGTTCGATTATTTGCTGCCT TCCTGTAAGGAGGACGTGGAtgccatcctcttcctcttctccttcaccGACCGCTCGTCCTTCgaggagctgccagcccagaTGAGTCGAGTGCTGGGCCCCGGGGAGGAAAACGTCCTCAGGGTGGTCATTGGCACCAA GTTCGACCTGGTGGCGCAGGCAGATGTGACGGAGCAGGAGGTGCAGGCGTTCGAGCGGcgctgggggctgcaggtgcTGCGGACGTGCTGCCGCCCGGGCCCCGAGGTGGCCATGGGGGTGGCCCGGGCGGCCCCCACCCTCGACAGCCTGGTGGCCAGGCTCTGGCGCAGGCGCCTCCAGGCTCCCCAACCCCCCCGCGGCGACAAGAGAGACCCCCTCGGCTGA